The genome window TCCGCGCGGATTGAAGAGCCGGCCCAGGCCCGTGACGGTGTCCTGTGCCTGCTTGTACGTCACCAACACGCTGCCCGCCGTGCGCCGCACCGTGGCCGGCACTCGCTTGCTGGCGGGCCTGCGGAACCAGCCCGGATGCACGAAGAGCGTGTGCGGGACGTCCATGAAGTTCTCGACGAGGTTCGTCACCCCGTTCGGGAAGCGCGTCACCATGAAGTAGACGGTCCACCCCTCCTGGTCCCAGTAGGGCACGCGGAACGGCGCGGACCGCGCGGGCTCGGCGCCGCCCATGTAGACGAAGACGAGGCCGTCCTGCTCCAGGGTGGGAAAGCGCGTCAGGCGTCCCAGCGCGCAGGGCGCGGTCGCCAGTCCCTCCCGCGCGCAGGCGTCGGCGTCGAGCAACTCGCTTCGCTGCGAGGGCCCCAACGAGGGCACCTCCACCACGGCGCCCGACGCGTCGTAGACCCAGCCGTGATACGGGCAGCCGATGCGGCCATTGAAGACCGCGCCCCGAGACAGCCGCGCGTTGCGGTGCAGACACCGGTCCCGGAGAGCGGTGGGCTGCCCATGTACGTCACGGAAGAGGACCACCCCCGTGCCAAAGAGGGTCCGCGCCAGAGGCTCGCCTGGCTTCAGTTCAGTGGAGAGACACGCGACGTACCAGAAGTCCTTCAGCGCGCCACAGCGCGTGAGGTCGGCTTCGGCCTCCAGGTCCACGTTGGGGGTGGGCGAGGTGTCGCGCGAATGCAGGCGCAGTGGCGGTCTCATGTGGAGGCTCCGGAGAAATGGTCCGACCAGCCCGTCAGGCGGTGCAGGTCCACGGGCTTGATGTCGCCCGCGCGCTGGCCCAGCGCGACGCAGCGAGCCTCATAGCGGCGAGCCCCGTCCACCACGCGCACGGCACGCACCGGACCGAGCTGTCCCAGGGCGCGCGCGTAGCGGTAGTGGTGTCCCTCGCAGAGAGCGTGCTCCACGGCCTCCGCGGCGGCGGCGAGCCGTGAGGCAGGGGCGTCCGTCTCCAGGAACAAGACGTAGGACGGCGCGGGAGTCCACTCGGGCGCCAGCATGGAGAAGCCGGGGCGCGCGCCGCCAAAGAAGTCCGGAAGCACGGCATCCAGCACGGCCCCCACGCGCGTGCTGGCGAGCTTCTCGCCCACCAGGTCACAAACGGCGTCCGCTCGGCCGACGAAGCGAAGGCAGGGCGTCGCGTGTTGGAAGCCCTCCACGCGGACCCGGTCGCCCAGGCGGTAGCGCAGCAGGCCACCCGAGGTGGACAACAGCACCGTGTACGTGCGGCCCTGCTCCAGCTCGTGTGCGAGGCGCGGTCGCGCGGTGGGCTGCTCGCTGTCGATGAACTCGAAGAAGTGGCTGCGCACCGCGAGCACGGGGGCGGGCGCATCGAAGAGGGGCACGGTGACGACGCCCTCCGTGGCCAGCAGCCCCTTGCCCTGCACCTCCACGCCCGGAAAGCGGCGGCATGCGGCGGGCAGTGCGTGGGCGGCCTGTGCGTCCGTCCACATGCTGAGGAGCGACAGTCGAGGCCACAGCGCGCGGGCGCTCCAGCCACCTCGCAGCACCTCACGCAGCAGCGAGGCCCGCTCCGGGCGCGGAGAGAAGCGCATCCGGGCCAGCACCGCTTGCATCGAGGCTTCATCGTGCGCGGCGCCGGACGCAGGCGGCCGGCAGCGCCCTCGCGTCAGGTCATCGGCCAGTCGCTCCCCGTGCCGCTCCAGCGCGTCCATGAGGAGCGTGAGGAAGCTGGGGTTCCACACGCTGATGAGAGACAGGTCCTCGCGGGCGACGAGATGCCAGAGCGTCACGTAGCGACAGGACTCCACATCCGGCAATGCCCCCACTTCACCAGGCACCGCGAAGATGCGGGACAGCAAGGGGCGCAGCACGCGCGAGAAGTAGGCGCTGTCCTCCGCGCTGCCCACGGGAATCCCGCCCGCCGTGCGGGCCTGCTTTCGCGCCAGTGGGGAGATGGACCAGTAGCTGGCGCCCTCGCGCAACGCGGGCCGGCGGTGGAGCAACTCGAAGAGCATGGGGGCCAGGGCGCGCTGGAACTCGGCCAGGAGCCCGCGTGTCATGGGCACCCGCTTGCTGGCGCCCGAGGAGCCTCCAGAGAGTTCGAAGCGCAGCACCGGCTCACGCGTGAGCACCCGGGTCTCGCCCGCGGCGATGCGCTCCACGTCCGGAGTCAGCGCGTCCGGTGTCACCCACGGCACGGCGGCCTGGAAGTCACGGGCGTCGCGGATGCGGTGGAAGCCAGGAATGCGCTCCGCCTGCACGCTGCCCACGGCCGAACGAAGCACCCGCTGCAGACACACCGCCTGCGCGGCCTCCGGATGGCGCAAGGCCTGGTAGAAGCGCAGCGCGGAGGGAGAGAGCACGGTCCGCAGGCCGCTCAGCGGCAGGGAGGAAGCACTCACGACGGCCTCACGTCCCCACGCGGACACCGGCGTTCCGCAGCCCTCGCCGGGCCCAGCCGCGAAGCTGTCCGGACACACTGCGCCCCAGCGCCAGGAAGAGGTCCCACCAGCGAATCTCCACCAGGCACACCAGCTCCTCGCCCTCGCCATGGCGCGGATTGCGCTCGGCGAAGAAGGCGATGTCGGGGTGCAGCGCCGCCGCGCGGTCGATGGGCGCGACGCCATCCCGCACGCGGTAGTGCGCGCCCTGGAAACGGAGCGTGCCTCGCGACGCGTCGTACTGCGCGCCGAACCAGCGGGCGGCCAGCGCTTGCAGAAAGTCGGCGCGGCCGGGAGGCGGCGTCCAGTCCCGCCGAGGCATCGTCCTGGGGAAGTAGTTCACCGCGAGCAGGTACGTCCTGAAGCCGGCGCTCAACAGCAGCCAATGCACCGGGCGCAGGGGATGGCGGAGCTTGCGCGACAACACGAAGCGCCCGAAGCACACCTGCAACACCTTGTGACCCCACCAGTCGGGGTGGATGACCGTGTCGCCCGAATACACCACCTCCACCCGCTGCCCGCCCGCGAGTTCCTCGGCGACGCGCAGCGTGCTGAACCCCACCAACTCCCCGCCTCGCCGCGTGTGGAGGAGGATGACGTATTGCTTGGCGTCCAGGTCCTCGGCGAAGCGCTCCGGCGACACGCCCGTGTAGCAGAGCTGCATCAGCGCCAGCATCTGCCCACGCTGCGCCTCCGTGAGCGCATCACGCCGCACCGTCGAACCCTTGAGCGGCGACATCATGGCCGGGCACGCCCCTGCAACACCTCCGCGTCAGGAGGCTGCCGAAGCTCATGCGTGCGGTCCGGCGACAGCGACACCTCCTGCACGTCGCCCCCGTACCAGTGCACCCGCGCCGTCACGAGCCCCGAGTACCGGCCCAGCCCGAAATGCAGCCGGGCGTCCGCCGATGCGGAGAAGCCTCCCATCAACCCCACCTCCTGCACCTGCTCCACGCGTTTGCCCGCCTCCTCGTAGGAGACGACCACCCGGGTGCCCACCGCGCTCCGGTGCGTGCGCCCGCCATGCCCCACCAATGTGAGGCCCACGAAGTGCGCATCCTGGCGCCCCTCCGAGCGCAGCGTGTTGCGATACAGCGACACCGGCCCGTGCTGATTGGTGATGAGCGCGTCCAGGTCGCCATCCCCATCCAGGTCCGAGAGCAGCACGCCTCGCGAGTTGTCCGGGTCGTCCAACCCGAGCTCGCGCGCCAGGTCCACGAAGTGTCCGGGCTTCGCGTCGCCCAGGTTGAGGTACGCGCGGCGCGCTTCATTCGGATAGATGGTGCGACCCCGGATGTCGCCCCACTTGTCCGCGTACGTGTGGACCTCCGGGCCGGACTGCATCAGCTTGTGGTTGACGTACCAGTAGTCCTTGCGCTGGCCGTCGGGGATGCGCCACCGCGCCGCGTCCAGGCGGTCATCCACCATGCCATTGGCCTGCACCAGGTCCGGCCAGCCGTCGTTGTCCAGGTCTCCCGCCGCCGCACCCCAGCCGAAGCGCCGCTCGTTGAGCGCGCCGCGGAAGGTGGCCTCGTCCCGGAACTCCGGCGTGAAGGCGTCCTTCCCGGGGCCCACCATCCACAGCAGGCTGCCCTCCGCCTGGAGCGAGTGATGGACGTTGGAGACGTACAGGTCCAACCAGCCGTTGCGGTCGAAGTCCGCCACGGAGGCATTCATGCCCTTGTACGTGTCCTTTCCAATCTCGCCGAAGAGCCGGCCCGCCACGCGGCGGAAGTGCTTGCCGCCCTCGTTGAGGTAGACGTCGTCCGGCCCGAAGTCGTTGGCCACGTACAGGTCCGTCCACCCGTCGCGGTTGAAGTCCACCGTGCTCACCGCCAGCGACCAGTGCGTCTCCGGCATGCCCATCGCGGCGATGTCCACCTTCTCGAAGGTGCCGTCTCCCTTGCCGCGATAGAGCGCGTTGAGCCCACCGTTGGCCGCGTTGTGCCAGCCGTCATGCATGAAGCGGAACATGCGGCGGTCGTCGGGGTGCTCGGGCTCGGGCAGCCGGAAGAGGTTGAGCGGCACCGGCGGCTCGTAGCCCGGCAGGTGCGTGGTCATCACGTTGAGCACGAAGAGGTCCAGGTGCCCGTCCCGGTCATAGTCCAGGAAGGTCAGGCCCAGGCTCACCGCGTGGTCCGTCACGCCCGCGGCCTCCGTCACGTCCTCGAAGCCCGCCGTGCCCGTCTCGCGCAGCGTGTTGCGCAGCAGCCGGACGGGCCCGAAGGCCACCGCCACCGCGAGGTCCAGGTCGCCGTCACCGTCCCAATCCACGAAGGTGCCGCCGCCCGGCAGGCCCTCTTCCTTGTAGCGCGTGGCGAAGCGCTCCAGCGCGGGCACGGGCACCCGTTCGAAGCGGAGGTCGCCGAGGTTGCGATAGAGGCTTGCGTGGTCCTCGGGCCGCGCCAGCGGGTGCGTGAGGAACAGGTCCGGCCGGCCATCCCCGTCGTAGTCCCCCACGGCGACGGAATCCCCCACCGCCACCAGCCACTTCGCGACATGCCCCAGCCGTGGGTCCAGCTCCTCGAGCGTGTTGCCCATGGTGGAGTCGAGCCCCGCGGCCCGCGCCTCCACGCGCTCCATGCGGAAGTCCAGCGGCGTGGTCCGGACGCCGGGCGTGGCGGCCAGGGTGTAGCCACCCACCATGAGACCTCCCAGCCCGCCCACCACCGCCGCGCGCTTCAGCCAGCCGGAGGACACCAGCGTGCTCAGCGACTCGCGCAACCCGCGCTGCCAGGCGGCTCGCGCGTGGACGAAGAGGAAGCGGACCGTGGCGCACGTGAGGGCCGCATAGAAGAACGTGTAGACGCTCTCCTTGAAGTGCAGCACCAGGTCCACCAGCGTCACCGCCAGCGACAGCAGGATCTGCCCGCGCCGCGTGCCCGGAGACGTGGCCGGGTCGGTGAGCATGTAGAAGACGAAGATGAAGAACGACGGCGCACCCAGCGTACCGAGGAAGAGGACCTCCGGCGGCAGGTGGTGCCGGAGCACATAGGCGCGCAGCGCCGTCTGGAGCGCGTAGAAGAAGAGGAAGCTGACCACCAGCCACCCGCGCCCCACCCGAAAGAAGAACAGCACCAGCGCCGCCATGAGGATGAAGGCGGAGAGGGCCACCTCGCCGTTCGCCCACTGGTAGGCGGGCGCGGCGGTGATGAGCTCGCGCGTGAAGAGCAGCGACATGGCCACGCCGAACATGGACGGGTTGAAGACGTGGCGCCCCTGGAAGGTGAGCACGTACTTCGAGCCGATGGCGATCCACACCGGCAGGAGGAGCAGCCAGCTCGAATGCGA of Myxococcus virescens contains these proteins:
- a CDS encoding aromatic ring-hydroxylating oxygenase subunit alpha, with the protein product MRPPLRLHSRDTSPTPNVDLEAEADLTRCGALKDFWYVACLSTELKPGEPLARTLFGTGVVLFRDVHGQPTALRDRCLHRNARLSRGAVFNGRIGCPYHGWVYDASGAVVEVPSLGPSQRSELLDADACAREGLATAPCALGRLTRFPTLEQDGLVFVYMGGAEPARSAPFRVPYWDQEGWTVYFMVTRFPNGVTNLVENFMDVPHTLFVHPGWFRRPASKRVPATVRRTAGSVLVTYKQAQDTVTGLGRLFNPRGLPLLHTDKFYVPNVTRVDYLWGEHGFVINSQCTPIGPTDSLVYTAISYRLPVDVPGALVGRAMMPLVRWYTRQVIQQDVVIMDIQREALLDGPGGGVYSGTEADLHHADIEAYRRWLREGGLGSGPEDAERDMAFWI
- a CDS encoding GH3 auxin-responsive promoter family protein translates to MSASSLPLSGLRTVLSPSALRFYQALRHPEAAQAVCLQRVLRSAVGSVQAERIPGFHRIRDARDFQAAVPWVTPDALTPDVERIAAGETRVLTREPVLRFELSGGSSGASKRVPMTRGLLAEFQRALAPMLFELLHRRPALREGASYWSISPLARKQARTAGGIPVGSAEDSAYFSRVLRPLLSRIFAVPGEVGALPDVESCRYVTLWHLVAREDLSLISVWNPSFLTLLMDALERHGERLADDLTRGRCRPPASGAAHDEASMQAVLARMRFSPRPERASLLREVLRGGWSARALWPRLSLLSMWTDAQAAHALPAACRRFPGVEVQGKGLLATEGVVTVPLFDAPAPVLAVRSHFFEFIDSEQPTARPRLAHELEQGRTYTVLLSTSGGLLRYRLGDRVRVEGFQHATPCLRFVGRADAVCDLVGEKLASTRVGAVLDAVLPDFFGGARPGFSMLAPEWTPAPSYVLFLETDAPASRLAAAAEAVEHALCEGHHYRYARALGQLGPVRAVRVVDGARRYEARCVALGQRAGDIKPVDLHRLTGWSDHFSGAST
- a CDS encoding FG-GAP-like repeat-containing protein; translated protein: MSVGPGVSPAAQVYIPQHTAPRVERWGWVWPRWNDPRLPFAFLLTLYGVLGFTFFGFNRSPWQMAAIVVTGSALDVALGWGLKRQKVVPLSAYISCCSLALLLNYSHSSWLLLLPVWIAIGSKYVLTFQGRHVFNPSMFGVAMSLLFTRELITAAPAYQWANGEVALSAFILMAALVLFFFRVGRGWLVVSFLFFYALQTALRAYVLRHHLPPEVLFLGTLGAPSFFIFVFYMLTDPATSPGTRRGQILLSLAVTLVDLVLHFKESVYTFFYAALTCATVRFLFVHARAAWQRGLRESLSTLVSSGWLKRAAVVGGLGGLMVGGYTLAATPGVRTTPLDFRMERVEARAAGLDSTMGNTLEELDPRLGHVAKWLVAVGDSVAVGDYDGDGRPDLFLTHPLARPEDHASLYRNLGDLRFERVPVPALERFATRYKEEGLPGGGTFVDWDGDGDLDLAVAVAFGPVRLLRNTLRETGTAGFEDVTEAAGVTDHAVSLGLTFLDYDRDGHLDLFVLNVMTTHLPGYEPPVPLNLFRLPEPEHPDDRRMFRFMHDGWHNAANGGLNALYRGKGDGTFEKVDIAAMGMPETHWSLAVSTVDFNRDGWTDLYVANDFGPDDVYLNEGGKHFRRVAGRLFGEIGKDTYKGMNASVADFDRNGWLDLYVSNVHHSLQAEGSLLWMVGPGKDAFTPEFRDEATFRGALNERRFGWGAAAGDLDNDGWPDLVQANGMVDDRLDAARWRIPDGQRKDYWYVNHKLMQSGPEVHTYADKWGDIRGRTIYPNEARRAYLNLGDAKPGHFVDLARELGLDDPDNSRGVLLSDLDGDGDLDALITNQHGPVSLYRNTLRSEGRQDAHFVGLTLVGHGGRTHRSAVGTRVVVSYEEAGKRVEQVQEVGLMGGFSASADARLHFGLGRYSGLVTARVHWYGGDVQEVSLSPDRTHELRQPPDAEVLQGRARP